Part of the Antechinus flavipes isolate AdamAnt ecotype Samford, QLD, Australia chromosome 2, AdamAnt_v2, whole genome shotgun sequence genome is shown below.
TGTCCTAGTACTTTCCTTAAGGCATCCTTCATCTCCTTATTCCTAAGGCTATAGATGACAGGGTTCAAAAATGGGGTTATCATGGAATAAAACAAAGTCACAACCTTTTGGGTCTCTGCCACATGCCCAGATCTTGGACTCATATAGATCACCATTGCAGATCCATAGAAGAGGGACACTACAACAAGATGGGAACCACAGGTAGAGAAGGCctttcttctacctcttcctGAAGGTATCCTGAGCACAGCTTTCAGGACCAGAGTATAGGTCCCTATGATATAGAAGAAGGGGATAACCAGAATCATAGAACTCAAGAAGGAACAGATAAATTCCATCATAGGTGCTGGTGTGCAGGTGAGTACTAGAATTGGGgatgggtcacaaagaatatgGTCAATAATTTTGGGGCCACAAAAAGACAACTGGGAGATGATGATAATGGGGACAGGGAACCAGAGAAATCCAATTATCCAACAGTTGATAACCAGGCTAATTCGGAGATGTCTTGTCATGATGATGTGATAGTGTAGAGGCCGGCAGATAGCAAGATATCGATCAAATGCCAttatagccagaaaaaaacatTCTACTGCacctaaagaaaagaagaaatagaactggAGGAAGCATCCAGAAAAGGAGATGACTTTGGTCTCAGAGAAGAAGTTGGCCAACATATTGGGAACAGTAGTACTGACATAACAGATCTCTAGAAAGGAGAAGTTGGCCAGTAGTATGTACATGGGGGTATGAATTCTCACATCCCTGAACACAGCACAGATGATAGATCCATTCCCCAGGAGGGTGAGAATGTAAATTGTCAAGAGTAGCACGAAGAGAAGTTTCTGTGTCTCTCCAGTGTAGGTGAATCCTAGGAGGATGAAACC
Proteins encoded:
- the LOC127546597 gene encoding olfactory receptor 11G2-like; its protein translation is MFCVVYRQVTFFNTYNSSSSVTGFILLGFTYTGETQKLLFVLLLTIYILTLLGNGSIICAVFRDVRIHTPMYILLANFSFLEICYVSTTVPNMLANFFSETKVISFSGCFLQFYFFFSLGAVECFFLAIMAFDRYLAICRPLHYHIIMTRHLRISLVINCWIIGFLWFPVPIIIISQLSFCGPKIIDHILCDPSPILVLTCTPAPMMEFICSFLSSMILVIPFFYIIGTYTLVLKAVLRIPSGRGRRKAFSTCGSHLVVVSLFYGSAMVIYMSPRSGHVAETQKVVTLFYSMITPFLNPVIYSLRNKEMKDALRKVLGHEKESLCKRYPLRSN